Proteins encoded in a region of the Vicia villosa cultivar HV-30 ecotype Madison, WI linkage group LG5, Vvil1.0, whole genome shotgun sequence genome:
- the LOC131607223 gene encoding protein NUCLEAR FUSION DEFECTIVE 6, mitochondrial-like isoform X3, with protein sequence MASTAARSIFRSSSSARSAFRVASEAKPARSSFRTASSKPPSPSQSTFRSPVQLSFCVESMMPYHTVTASALMTSMLSISSRNYAWLSEGL encoded by the exons ATGGCCTCCACCGCCGCCAGATCAATATTCCGATCTTCTTCCTCAGCCAGATCAGCGTTTCGTGTCGCATCGGAAGCTAAACCAGCTCGTTCCTCATTCCGCACCGCCTCCAGTAAACCTCCCTCGCCATCACAGTCCACATTCAG GTCTCCGGTTCAATTGAGTTTTTGCGTGGAATCCATGATGCCTTACCACACGGTCACTGCTTCTGCGCTCATGACCTCCATGCTTTCCATTTCGAGCCGCAACTACGCTTGGCTTTCAGAAG GTCTGTGA
- the LOC131607223 gene encoding protein NUCLEAR FUSION DEFECTIVE 6, mitochondrial-like isoform X2, whose product MASTAARSIFRSSSSARSAFRVASEAKPARSSFRTASSKPPSPSQSTFRSPVQLSFCVESMMPYHTVTASALMTSMLSISSRNYAWLSEGLKQTI is encoded by the exons ATGGCCTCCACCGCCGCCAGATCAATATTCCGATCTTCTTCCTCAGCCAGATCAGCGTTTCGTGTCGCATCGGAAGCTAAACCAGCTCGTTCCTCATTCCGCACCGCCTCCAGTAAACCTCCCTCGCCATCACAGTCCACATTCAG GTCTCCGGTTCAATTGAGTTTTTGCGTGGAATCCATGATGCCTTACCACACGGTCACTGCTTCTGCGCTCATGACCTCCATGCTTTCCATTTCGAGCCGCAACTACGCTTGGCTTTCAGAAG GCCTAAAGCAGACTATTTGA
- the LOC131607223 gene encoding protein NUCLEAR FUSION DEFECTIVE 6, mitochondrial-like isoform X1 has protein sequence MASTAARSIFRSSSSARSAFRVASEAKPARSSFRTASSKPPSPSQSTFRSPVQLSFCVESMMPYHTVTASALMTSMLSISSRNYAWLSEGIINQTV, from the exons ATGGCCTCCACCGCCGCCAGATCAATATTCCGATCTTCTTCCTCAGCCAGATCAGCGTTTCGTGTCGCATCGGAAGCTAAACCAGCTCGTTCCTCATTCCGCACCGCCTCCAGTAAACCTCCCTCGCCATCACAGTCCACATTCAG GTCTCCGGTTCAATTGAGTTTTTGCGTGGAATCCATGATGCCTTACCACACGGTCACTGCTTCTGCGCTCATGACCTCCATGCTTTCCATTTCGAGCCGCAACTACGCTTGGCTTTCAGAAGGTATTATCAATCAAACTGTTTGA
- the LOC131602344 gene encoding F-box/kelch-repeat protein At3g23880-like → MRSVKVMRKNPNTLSSADLLPFDLILEILTRLPVKSLLQFRCVSKSWNLLISDPKFARKHLNLSTTPRRVLRLSYDTPSYRYILNSYSLQSIFTDADANFTQFEYPLLKRSSIYYAVGSCDGILCFANHPTFTDYKPFVVLWNPSIAKFKELPPFENLSLLKGLNWVRTSYGFGYDHVSHDYKVVVIYNPTNSNGVTEGTTQAKVYTLNTDSSWRTIQPFPFGINSNYTLGRYVCGSMNWMSYNQLTHRRCIVSLDLGDESYQIILPPTDLKDYLRLSVLRDCLCIISDHDVWLMEEYGIQDSWTKLFNVTHLNFCEDTITNLCIRFG, encoded by the exons ATGAGATCTGTCAAAGTCATGAGAAAAAACCCTAACACGTTGTCTTCCGCTGATCTTCTTCCTTTTGATCTGATTTTAGAAATACTAACTAGGTTACCGGTGAAGTCCCTTCTCCAATTCCGATGCGTCTCTAAATCTTGGAATTTACTAATCTCTGATCCAAAATTTGCTAGAAAGCACCTTAACCTGTCAACCACGCCCCGCCGCGTCCTCCGTTTAAGCTACGACACTCCCTCGTACAGGTATATTCTAAATTCTTACTCACTCCAATCCATTTTCACGGACGCGGACGCTAACTTCACTCAATTTGAATATCCACTTTTAAAGCGCTCTTCCATATATTACGCTGTTGGCTCTTGTGACGGAATCCTTTGTTTTGCCAATCATCCTACTTTCACCGATTATAAACCTTTTGTTGTACTTTGGAATCCATCTATTGCAAAATTTAAGGAATTGCCCCCTTTTGAAAACCTCTCGCTGCTCAAAGGGCTCAATTGGGTTCGTACGTCATATGGATTCGGCTATGATCATGTTTCTCATGATTACAAAGTGGTTGTTATTTACAACCCCACTAATAGTAATGGTGTTACTGAAGGCACAACTCAAGCAAAGGTTTATACTTTGAATACTGATTCTTCTTGGAGAACCATTCAACCTTTCCCTTTCGGTATTAACTCTAATTATACACTAGGAAGATATGTATGCGGTTCAATGAATTGGATGTCCTATAATCAACTCACCCATCGACGCTGTATTGTTTCTTTGGATTTAGGCGACGAGTCTTATCAAATCATTTTGCCGCCTACTGACCTGAAAGATTATTTGAGATTGTCTGTCTTGAGGGATTGCTTGTGCATAATCTCTGATCACGATGTTTGGCTCATGGAGGAATATGGAATTCAAGACTCTTGGACTAAATTGTTCAACGTTACTCACTT GAACTTTTGTGAAGACACAATCACTAACCTTTGCATCAGGTTTGGTTGA